From a region of the Halomicrobium mukohataei DSM 12286 genome:
- a CDS encoding aspartyl protease family protein, producing the protein MADTAGDRTVIGRYERVEVTGTTGQQRVTAKIDTGSDRSTIDESVLSSIGETGTVGDVTTRSGSAAETREIVCVCVDLLDVSDEARVVEVDVSDRSAYTGEMLVGADLLSELELLVDVTDDRITD; encoded by the coding sequence ATGGCCGACACTGCTGGCGACCGGACGGTGATCGGGCGATACGAGCGCGTCGAGGTGACTGGTACCACGGGTCAACAGCGAGTGACTGCAAAGATCGATACGGGCTCCGACCGGAGTACGATCGACGAGAGCGTCCTGTCCTCGATCGGCGAGACCGGTACCGTCGGCGACGTGACGACGCGGTCGGGTTCGGCGGCCGAAACGCGCGAGATCGTCTGTGTCTGTGTCGATCTGCTCGACGTGTCCGACGAAGCGAGGGTCGTCGAAGTCGACGTCAGCGACCGGTCGGCCTACACCGGAGAGATGCTCGTCGGAGCGGATTTGCTGTCCGAACTCGAACTGTTAGTCGACGTGACCGACGACCGGATCACCGACTGA
- a CDS encoding UvrD-helicase domain-containing protein has protein sequence MTDGVPPLEGAQDRIRDAFLAHDRGLFVLDCTAGFGKSTTVERVAAEALVEAGAQAAAPERGLCVVSFSREDAAGIVPGITAALAAFADDEQPTATTISPERSRRLQERVRHADHVGTIDSIFRTVFTEIHAEYGFEQMPTVGNDARLSSLREAALDALRGRESLTARFDRLDEAYGDETASDGRGADGRTLDTLLETARSAKRARRLSDEQFRDRLLGAIDEAFPDGRPATFDAVVRDVARFFDEETAAAFRRRHDDEAAVTAQSRACFDRWRARVEEFCSLVVAYETEYDRRCRERGVLAHQDVAYWVADFFDESGDADDSFRERVRQRHAHALQTLVIDEAQDVSVAQHDALAPLVPDDARVLLAGDTDQCIYAWRDARPALFTRAFDEGTYFGRSWTPHERADAARTYRMRPDVSAAVDAVFETVFTDPARGAVHRTGDGYAPVETDREATSEPAVHVASYRARGSPGTTTWFEESEAAPLSNYLHGALADDGFAGRDADGPVEVLFPTRTNMRSLAARLEAKGLSVADASELLFETPLVELVVGVVEWLVDPFDPERTRALFDGAVPAVTCDDGSTVREIAAAADYRLDEIGADDRLPARVETFLDDLAELRGRLARRTADPGALVVATVVETLALGTDPFDQVDDPRRCLAVLDTLVETVESWEGTDRYSLSELAGVLQRYRASPSHGPLVPVPDDSDYDVVFRTIHNAKGDEADIVCLADLSRPLGVHGPHRDSFVARGETLALAPPATAPSVPVDEPSAHGVESVPRLRWATNRWVGDEQPRLGGPPVFSELAAAHRADRWRTLYVAMTRARDHLVLSVPRDATSHGTPPQDSWVTTIRRALALPDSLERGRIDTALQRPTGEYPLAIGCLDVAYDASVSQSSRPTPRTALAPSPTRTGRTPRFVNGSTLYPLATGLDEHWLAHLKGAPLHSDRPAPDDGLPLAFDAVGPDDLGTIAHDVLTTAVDRGVSTATLEDCAEPLAGRLDAAIDEQCRDVGGRERQQVASYVRETVCPQFASTGVWERLQSSAVYVEEPLDAVLPVADHTIETRNHADIVSRAPDGTWYVDDIKLVLADTDATRDRYALQTAFYAWLLERQLDDATVRGRITCVGERVDSTAGTAPVDDIESWLARFA, from the coding sequence GTGACCGACGGCGTCCCGCCCCTGGAGGGCGCACAGGACCGGATTCGCGACGCGTTCCTCGCTCACGACCGGGGGCTGTTCGTCCTCGACTGTACGGCGGGCTTTGGCAAGTCGACGACCGTCGAGCGCGTCGCCGCCGAGGCGCTGGTCGAAGCGGGCGCGCAAGCGGCCGCTCCCGAACGGGGGCTCTGCGTCGTCTCGTTCTCCCGCGAGGACGCTGCCGGTATCGTTCCGGGGATCACTGCCGCGCTGGCCGCGTTCGCCGACGACGAGCAGCCGACGGCGACCACTATCAGCCCCGAGCGTTCACGGCGGCTCCAGGAGCGGGTCCGCCACGCCGACCACGTCGGGACCATCGACAGCATCTTTCGCACCGTCTTCACGGAGATTCACGCCGAGTACGGCTTCGAGCAGATGCCGACGGTCGGCAACGACGCGCGACTCTCCTCGCTCCGAGAAGCGGCGCTGGACGCCCTGCGTGGTCGCGAGTCACTGACGGCCCGGTTCGACCGTCTCGACGAGGCCTACGGCGACGAGACGGCCAGCGACGGACGGGGGGCCGACGGGCGCACGCTGGACACGCTGCTCGAAACGGCCCGCTCGGCCAAGCGCGCCCGCAGGCTCTCCGACGAGCAGTTCCGCGACAGACTCCTGGGCGCGATCGACGAGGCCTTTCCGGACGGTCGCCCGGCCACGTTCGACGCCGTGGTCCGTGACGTGGCGCGGTTCTTCGACGAGGAGACCGCCGCGGCGTTCCGGCGACGCCACGACGACGAGGCGGCGGTCACGGCCCAGTCCCGGGCGTGTTTCGACCGCTGGCGTGCGCGCGTCGAGGAGTTCTGTTCGCTCGTGGTCGCCTACGAGACCGAGTACGACCGCCGGTGTCGCGAGCGCGGCGTGCTCGCCCACCAGGACGTGGCGTACTGGGTCGCCGACTTCTTCGACGAGTCCGGCGACGCCGACGACTCGTTCCGCGAGCGGGTCCGACAGCGCCACGCTCACGCCCTCCAGACCCTCGTCATCGACGAGGCCCAGGACGTGTCCGTCGCACAGCACGACGCGCTCGCGCCGCTGGTCCCCGACGACGCCCGCGTCCTGCTTGCCGGGGACACCGACCAGTGTATCTACGCCTGGCGCGACGCCCGGCCGGCGCTGTTCACGCGAGCGTTCGACGAGGGGACGTACTTCGGGCGCTCCTGGACGCCCCACGAGCGGGCCGACGCCGCACGGACCTATCGGATGCGACCGGACGTCTCGGCGGCCGTCGACGCCGTCTTCGAGACGGTCTTTACCGATCCCGCACGCGGTGCCGTACACCGGACCGGCGACGGCTACGCGCCCGTCGAGACCGACCGCGAGGCGACGAGCGAGCCGGCGGTCCACGTCGCGAGCTACCGGGCGCGGGGCTCTCCGGGGACGACCACGTGGTTCGAGGAGAGCGAAGCAGCGCCGCTCTCGAACTACCTCCACGGTGCGCTGGCCGACGACGGCTTCGCGGGCCGAGACGCCGACGGCCCGGTGGAGGTCCTCTTTCCGACGCGGACGAACATGCGCTCGCTCGCCGCTCGTCTGGAAGCGAAGGGGCTGTCCGTCGCCGACGCCAGCGAACTGCTGTTCGAGACCCCGCTCGTCGAACTCGTCGTCGGCGTCGTCGAGTGGCTCGTCGATCCGTTCGACCCGGAGCGAACGCGCGCGCTCTTCGACGGCGCGGTTCCGGCGGTGACCTGCGACGACGGGTCGACCGTCCGAGAGATCGCTGCCGCAGCCGACTATCGCCTCGACGAGATCGGGGCCGACGATCGACTCCCGGCCCGCGTCGAGACGTTCCTCGACGACCTCGCCGAACTCCGCGGGCGGCTCGCGCGACGGACGGCCGATCCGGGGGCGCTCGTCGTCGCGACCGTCGTCGAGACGCTGGCCCTGGGGACCGACCCGTTCGACCAGGTCGACGATCCGCGGCGCTGTCTCGCCGTCCTCGATACGCTCGTCGAGACCGTCGAGTCGTGGGAGGGGACCGACCGCTACTCGCTGTCCGAGCTGGCCGGCGTCCTCCAGCGGTACCGCGCGTCCCCGTCTCACGGGCCGCTCGTCCCGGTGCCCGACGACAGCGACTACGACGTGGTGTTCCGGACGATCCACAACGCGAAAGGCGACGAGGCCGATATCGTCTGCCTGGCCGACCTGAGCCGACCACTCGGGGTCCACGGCCCACATCGCGATTCGTTCGTGGCCCGCGGTGAGACGCTCGCGCTCGCACCGCCAGCGACCGCGCCGTCGGTTCCCGTCGACGAACCCAGCGCTCACGGCGTCGAGTCGGTGCCGCGGCTCCGCTGGGCGACGAACCGCTGGGTCGGGGACGAGCAGCCGCGACTCGGCGGACCGCCGGTGTTCAGCGAGCTCGCCGCCGCACACCGCGCGGACCGCTGGCGGACGCTGTACGTCGCCATGACGCGGGCCCGGGACCACCTCGTCCTCTCGGTGCCACGGGACGCGACGAGCCACGGAACGCCGCCACAGGACAGCTGGGTGACGACGATCCGGCGGGCACTCGCTCTCCCCGACTCGCTGGAGCGCGGCCGGATCGACACCGCGCTCCAGCGACCGACCGGGGAGTACCCGCTGGCGATCGGCTGTCTCGACGTGGCCTACGACGCCAGCGTCTCGCAGTCGAGTCGCCCGACGCCGCGGACTGCGCTCGCGCCGTCGCCGACTCGGACGGGCCGGACGCCCCGCTTCGTCAACGGCAGTACGCTCTACCCGCTGGCGACGGGACTGGACGAGCACTGGCTCGCCCACCTCAAGGGGGCCCCGCTCCACAGCGACCGTCCCGCTCCCGACGACGGCCTCCCGCTGGCCTTCGACGCGGTCGGCCCCGACGACCTCGGGACGATCGCACACGACGTGCTCACGACCGCCGTCGATCGAGGCGTCTCGACCGCGACGCTGGAAGACTGTGCCGAACCGCTCGCGGGGCGGCTCGACGCCGCTATCGACGAGCAGTGCCGCGACGTTGGCGGCCGTGAGCGCCAGCAGGTGGCGAGCTACGTCCGCGAGACCGTCTGCCCGCAGTTCGCCTCGACCGGCGTCTGGGAGCGCTTGCAGTCGAGCGCCGTCTACGTCGAGGAGCCACTCGACGCCGTGCTTCCCGTGGCCGACCACACCATCGAGACCCGGAACCACGCCGACATCGTCTCGCGCGCTCCGGACGGCACGTGGTACGTCGACGACATCAAGCTCGTCCTCGCCGACACCGACGCCACCCGGGACCGATACGCGCTCCAGACCGCCTTCTACGCCTGGCTGCTCGAACGCCAGCTCGACGACGCGACGGTCCGGGGGCGCATCACGTGCGTGGGCGAGCGCGTCGACTCGACGGCCGGCACTGCGCCGGTCGACGACATCGAGTCGTGGCTCGCGCGGTTCGCGTGA
- a CDS encoding ABC transporter substrate-binding protein, translated as MVEDETSTRRDAIKYGFTVATSGLLAGCTDQESSGSDVTETATPTPEPTATASKEDTPTPEQSYTATMPPVGEVTLEEPPSSWIGGLGFTADVLTALGQADGAVGMVDPSFWYTGFYDFLDGVTAPSEDELTQITTEDRETDIEMVYELDPDLMAVDPNALMGIYGLDEAGARRIQADVAPWFGNESRRKRFDGWTHWPVGEPYDYLSLPEYIPKYAALFGEQERGNALLELYEPFVESVTDRLPPREDRRSMALINGRYNPENRDGWVVYNPNSEVEATWGKKQYRDLGVVDAFDGAYDGQSSVTVDHEGLLEYDPDVIIFNFGITYRAFDGTNYIQQQRELLEDHPVGSRVTAVDNGDLFVGGTPYQGPIINMFQTEMAAKQLYPEEFGAYPGYGELSADEQLFDRQRLAEIATGDF; from the coding sequence ATGGTCGAAGACGAGACATCGACTCGACGTGACGCGATCAAATACGGGTTCACCGTCGCCACATCGGGCCTGCTGGCTGGCTGTACCGATCAGGAGAGTTCGGGTTCGGACGTGACCGAGACGGCGACGCCGACCCCCGAGCCGACGGCGACGGCGTCGAAGGAGGACACGCCCACTCCCGAGCAGTCGTACACGGCGACGATGCCGCCCGTCGGCGAGGTGACTCTCGAAGAGCCGCCGTCGTCGTGGATCGGCGGGCTCGGGTTCACTGCCGACGTACTGACGGCGCTCGGGCAGGCGGACGGCGCGGTCGGGATGGTCGACCCGAGCTTCTGGTACACCGGGTTCTACGACTTCCTCGACGGCGTGACCGCACCATCGGAGGACGAACTCACCCAGATCACGACCGAAGACCGCGAGACGGACATCGAAATGGTGTACGAGCTGGACCCGGACCTCATGGCGGTCGACCCGAACGCCCTGATGGGGATCTACGGACTCGACGAAGCGGGGGCGCGCCGGATCCAAGCGGACGTCGCCCCCTGGTTCGGCAACGAGAGCAGGCGAAAGCGCTTCGACGGCTGGACACACTGGCCGGTCGGAGAGCCCTACGACTACCTCTCGCTTCCCGAGTACATTCCGAAGTACGCGGCGCTGTTCGGTGAACAGGAACGCGGAAACGCACTGCTGGAGCTGTACGAACCGTTCGTCGAGTCGGTCACTGACCGATTACCGCCCAGAGAAGACCGGCGGTCGATGGCGCTGATCAACGGCCGGTACAACCCCGAGAACCGGGACGGATGGGTCGTCTACAATCCGAACTCCGAAGTCGAAGCGACGTGGGGGAAAAAGCAGTATCGAGACCTGGGCGTCGTCGACGCGTTCGACGGGGCCTACGACGGCCAGTCGTCGGTGACCGTCGACCACGAGGGGCTGCTGGAGTACGATCCGGACGTGATCATCTTCAACTTCGGGATCACCTACCGAGCGTTCGACGGCACGAACTACATCCAGCAGCAACGGGAGTTGCTCGAAGACCACCCCGTCGGAAGCAGGGTGACCGCGGTCGACAACGGGGACCTGTTCGTCGGGGGCACGCCCTACCAGGGGCCGATCATCAACATGTTCCAGACCGAGATGGCCGCAAAGCAGCTCTACCCCGAGGAGTTCGGAGCGTATCCGGGCTACGGGGAGCTGTCGGCGGACGAACAGCTGTTCGACAGACAACGGCTGGCGGAGATCGCGACCGGCGATTTCTGA